The following are encoded in a window of Phaseolus vulgaris cultivar G19833 chromosome 3, P. vulgaris v2.0, whole genome shotgun sequence genomic DNA:
- the LOC137806839 gene encoding adenylate isopentenyltransferase 5, chloroplastic-like gives MNMVSVSAVCKAVGSFNPGVTMETLSFFRQRNKEKVVVIVGATGTGKSKLSIDLATHFPPAEIVNSDKMQVYEGLDITTNKVTEEECRGVPHHLLGTVQSNMDFSVNDFCHHATLAVGSILKRDGLPIIAGGSNSFLDALVNHYPDFRLRYHCLFLWVDVSLPVLHSSLSARVDRMIRAGQVDEVRQFFQYHNDDYTVGIRKAIGVPEFHSFFQAEADGADERTKDKLLQAAIASIKINNCNLATRQRHKIHRLHAIFKRNMHRLDATDVFLRSTPQEAEQAWEDHVLSKSRRILHNFLYDDTHVDVALASVIASSSPPMAAAAATR, from the coding sequence aTGAACATGGTATCAGTGTCAGCGGTGTGCAAGGCGGTGGGGAGTTTCAACCCGGGAGTGACGATGGAGACGCTGTCGTTTTTCAGGCAGCGCAACAAGGAAAAGGTTGTGGTGATAGTTGGAGCAACGGGGACAGGAAAGTCAAAGCTTAGCATAGACCTTGCCACGCACTTCCCACCAGCGGAGATAGTCAACTCCGACAAAATGCAAGTGTACGAAGGTCTGGACATCACCACCAACAAAGTCACAGAAGAGGAGTGCCGAGGGGTCCCACACCATCTCCTAGGCACGGTCCAATCCAACATGGATTTCAGTGTCAACGACTTTTGCCACCACGCCACCCTCGCCGTTGGCTCCATTTTGAAACGCGACGGCTTGCCCATCATTGCGGGTGGGTCCAACTCTTTCCTCGACGCCTTGGTCAATCACTACCCTGACTTTCGGTTGCGCTACCACTGTTTGTTCCTCTGGGTCGACGTCTCCCTCCCGGTGCTCCATTCCTCTCTCTCCGCACGTGTGGATCGCATGATCCGCGCCGGCCAGGTCGACGAGGTTCGACAATTTTTCCAATACCACAACGACGACTACACTGTGGGCATTCGAAAGGCCATTGGCGTCCCCGAGTTTCATTCCTTTTTCCAAGCCGAAGCTGACGGAGCCGACGAGAGGACCAAGGACAAGCTCCTCCAGGCTGCCATTGCCtccatcaaaataaacaactgCAACCTCGCCACCCGACAGCGCCACAAAATTcaccgcctccacgccattttCAAACGGAACATGCACCGCCTCGACGCCACCGATGTTTTCCTCAGGAGCACTCCCCAAGAAGCAGAACAAGCGTGGGAGGATCACGTTCTATCCAAAAGCCGAAGGATTCTTCACAACTTCCTCTACGACGACACGCATGTTGATGTTGCTCTTGCTTCTGTTATTGCTTCTTCGTCGCCGCCCATGGCTGCTGCCGCCGCAACTCGCTAG